CCGCACAAACTTCTGCGGACCGACCTTAGTGGACCGACGGGCCGGCCCAAAAGGGCACCCTTTCGGTTCCATTTCGGCCAATAATCTCGCCTGGTTGAGTTTGACAGCGCGGCCCACTTGGCCGACTATCGGGCCCACTACGCGGGCCTTCAGACAGCATAACGGCGGTCATTCGGAGCACGCCCCTTCGGCTCGATTCGATGGGGCATTCCAAGGCTACCGGGCTCGGTAACACTACGTGGCCAGGAGAAGAGCATCATGAGTAAGCCAGCTAGCTCGGCACGGTTCGGTCGCGCCGGAAGGCGCCTCGGCGTCGCCCTCGGAGCCTTGCTGATCGCCTCCGCGATCGGCGCCTGCAGCGATGACGAAGGCGGGGGCCTGGAGCACGTCGTCGTCAGCGGGGGCAACGCGGTGCAGGTGGGCAGCACCCTGACGCTCACGGCCCGGACGGTAGGTGCAGTCGACAGCGCCTACACCTGGACCAGCGCCGACCCGAAGAAGGCCACCGTCAGCGACGAGGGCGTGGTCACGGGCGTGGCTGGGGGCGAGACGGCGATCACGGTCGCGGGCAAGAGCAGCGGGCTCAGCGCCGACCACGTGCTGGTCGTCACGACGCGGGGCGAGGCGGCGGTGATCATCGCCGGCAATCCCTTCGCCAAGGTGGGTGCCACGACGAAGCTGACGGCGAGCACGGTCAACGCGACCGACGCCACCTACACCTGGACCTCCGAGAACCTCGCCGTGGCGACGGTTGCCGCGGACGGCACGGTCACCGGTGTTCGCGACGGCCAGACGACGATCAAGGCGCGCGGCGCCACCAGCGCCAAGGAAGGCCTACTCGTCGTCACGGTCGCCACCGAGCTGGCGCAGCTCACCGCCTGGCTGGGATCCGGACATGCGGACACCGCGGCCGAGGCCTTCGGCCACTGGGACGGCGACAACCCCGCGGTCGTCCCGACGAGCTGTGGCAAGTGCCACAGCACCGCCGGCTTCCGCGACTTCCTCGGTGACGATGGCAGCGCGGCGGGCAAGGTCGATGTGGCCGCGACAGCAGCAGCCAAGGGCATCCAATGCCAGGCCTGTCACAACCCGAAGGCCGATCGGCTGGCCAGCGTCACCTTCCCCTCGGGCATTGAGATCAGTGATCTCGGTCCCGAGGCCCGCTGCATGACCTGCCACCAGGGCCGCTCCTCGACCTTCGCGGTCGACGAGCGCATCGCCGACGTCGCTGGCCTCAAGGCGACGGTCGACGCGATGAAGGCAGCGCTCGTCGCCCGACTTCCGGACCCGAACGTTCGCCGCCGCGCCGAGCTCAATGGCGCGTCGGCCTCCGGCGCGAACCCGGCCATCAAGGGCCTGCATCAGATCATCGCCGAGAGCAGCCTCGATCTCGACGCCGTGCCGCCGGCGATCGACCACGACGGCGACCCGGCCACGGCGGCGATCAAGCTCGGCTTCCTCAACATCCACTACTACGCGGCGGGCGCGACGCTGAATGCCGGCCGCGTGCTCGGCGGTTATCAGTACCAGGGCAAGACCTACGACTGGCGCTTCCGCCACGTTCCTGGCTATGACACCTGCGTCGGCTGCCACAACCCCCACTCGCTCGAGGTCAAGACCAGCGCCTGCCAGAGCTGTCATACCGGGGCCGACAGCGTCGAGAAGCTGCGCGGCATCAGGATGGTGGCCTCGAAGCTCACCGACTACGACAACGACGGCAACAAGACCGAGGGCATCTACTTCGAGCTGCAGGGACTGCGCGAGAAGCTGCTGGCCGCCCTGCGGGCCTATGCCGCCAAGAAGAGCCTGCCAGCGCCCTGCTACAACGCGGTGGCCTACCCCTACTTCTTCAAGGACGCCGATAACAACGGCAGCTGTGGTGCCACCGAGACGACGGGCTACGCCGACTGGACGCCGCGCCTGCTGCGCGCCGCCTATAACTACCAGGTCGCGGCCAAGGACCCGGGGGCCTTCGCGCATAACGCGAAGTACATCATTCAGCTCCTGCACGACGCGATCGTCGACCTGAACACGGTGATCGAGGACGCGGCGTATGCCCTCTCCGACGACCAGCGTAACGACAAGGGCCACTTCAATGGCGCCGGCGAAGCCGCCCGCCATTGGGACGCCGAGGCCAGCGGGACCGTGGCCTCCGCCTGCTCCAAGTGCCATGGGGGCTCCGAGGGGCTGACCTATTACCTGGCCAACGGCGTCGAGTCGCCGACCGGCACCGAGCAGGATAACGGCCTCGACTGCGCGACCTGCCACACCTCCTTCGGCGCGACCGCCCCGGTCCGCCTCGTCGACGCGATCAGCTTCCCCGGCGCGACGGCGCCCTTCTCCTTCGGCACGACCGAGGCGCCGGATAAGATGATGAACCTCTGCGCCACCTGTCATAGCGGGCGCGAGTCGAAGGCCACCATCGACGCCGATATCCTCGCTCGGACCAGCGCCGGCCAGGCTCCCCGCTTCCGCAACGTGCACTACCTGCCGGCGGCGGGCGTCATCGCCGGCTCGGCCGGCGGGCTCGGTTACGAGTACTCCGGGAAGACCTACCGGACCACCAGGAACCACACCGCGATCGCCGGCAAGACGGGCTGCGTCGGCTGCCATGCCCCGGGCGCGACCGATCACTCCTTCCACGTCGCCGACAACGCCGGGGCCTGCAAGGCCGCCGGCTGTCACGAGAGCGTGACAACAGCCGCCGAGCTCACCACCATTCGGGGCAGCTCGCGCGATGGTATCGACTACGACGGCGACGCGGCGACGACGAGGCTGGCCGACGAGCTGCAGGGCCTCGCGGCCAAGCTGCTGGCCCAAATCCAGGTCGTCGCACCGACGCTCTGCTATGACGGGCACGCCTACCCCTACTTCGGCAAATGCGGCGGCGGCAGCTTCACCGGCTGGACGGACAAGCTGGTCCGCGCGACGCATAACTACCAGCTGAGCCAGAAGGATCCGGGCGCCTGGGCCCATAACTTCAGCTACATCGCTCAGCTGCTCTACGACAGCATCGAGGACCTCGGCGGCTCGCTCACGGGGCTGACGCGACCCTAGGCGCCTCGACGGCCGAGGGCCGGCGGCTCTCTCCTCAGGGGAGCCGCCGACCGCCTCCCTTCAGCCTGCCTCAGCCCCCGCCTAGCTGCGCTCGCAGCGCCGCCATCATCGACTTGACATCCTCCAAGGGCGGTGGCGCGGAGAGGTCCTCGAGCTCGAAGTCCTCTGCCGCCAGACCCTCGAGGAAGCGACTCGGCTGCCGGTCCTGGAGCCGTCCGCGGATCAGGCGCCGCGCCGCGCGGGTCAGCACCAGCTCATCCCGGGCGCGCGTGATGCCGACGTAGCAAAGCCGTCGCTCCTCGTCGATGCCGCTGCTCTCCAGGTCGTTGGCCTGCGGGTTGATCGTCCGATCGTGGGGCAGCAGGCCCTCCTCCATCCCAACCATGATCACCAGCGGAAACTCGAGGCCCTTGGCCCCGTGCAGGGTGCAAAGCGTCACGCAATCGGCCGCGCCCTCGGCCGCAGGCTCGCTCGTGCTGATCAACGCCAGCCGGTTGAGGTAGTCCGCCACGCTCGGCTCGTCGACCCGCCGGCAATAGGCGGCCAGGCCGTCGAAGAAGCCCAGGACGTGGCCCCAGCGCCGCTCGAAGATCTTCCCCGAGGCGCTGTTGCGCTCGATCTCGGCGCGCAGGCCGGTGGCCTCGACCAGACGCTGGGCGTTCTCGACCAGGGCCTGGCCGCGACGCAGCCCGGGGGCATGCTCGCCGAGCAGCGCCACCAGCTCCGCGATCGGCGCGAGGGCCCGATCACCGCTGCCGAGCACCTCGGGGGCCTGCGTCAGCGCCGCAAAGAGAGTGCGTCCCGGTGCGGCCTCGGCCCAGGCCGCCAGCTTGGCGACCGTCACCGGCCCGATGCCGCGCGCGGGGGTGTTGATGGCGCGGCGCAGCGCGATCTCGTCCTGCGGATTGCAGCAGAGGCGCAGATAGGCGCCGACGTCCTTGACCTCCTTGCGGTCGAAGAAGGCCGCACCGCCGAAGACGCGGTAGGGGACGCCGTGCTCGCGAAGCGCCTCCTCCAACGCGCGCGCGAGCACATTCGAGCGATAGAGCACGGCCGCATCGCCCCAGGCGCGCCCATGGCGCTCGACGGAGTGCTTCAACGCCAGCGCCACCCAACGCGCCTCCGATTCGCCGTCGGTCCCGACGACCAAGCGCACCTTCGCACCCCCGTGGCGCGTCGGCCTCAGGCGCTTGGGGTGCCGCTCGGGGTTGGCAGCGATGACCTGATTGGCGAGCGCGAGGATCGGCGCGCAGGAGCGGTAGTTGCGCTCGAGCGCGATCACCTGGGCACCGGGGAAGTCGTCGCCGAAGCGCAAGATGTTGCGCACGTCCGCGCCGCGCCAGCCGTAGATCGACTGATCGTCGTCGCCGACCACGCAGACGTTGCGATGCGCGCCACCGAGCGCGCGGAGCAAGCGTAGCTGCGCCGCGTTGGTGTCCTGATACTCGTCGACCAGGACGTAGCGAAAGCGCCCCGCCCAGCGCTCGCGGCAGGCCGCCGAGCTCTCGAGCAGCTGGGTCGGCCGGCACACCAGGTCGTCGAAGTCGACGGCGGCGTAGGCCTCGAGCTGCTCGAGGTAGCGCGGATAGAGCTCGGCCGCAGCCTCATCGTAGGGGTCCTCGCTGGCCGGCAGGCCGCCCGGCGCGAGGAAGGCGTTCTTCCAGGCGCTGATGCGCTGCAGCAGCGCGCCAAGATCGAAGGCGCGGCCAAGCTCGACCCGCCGCAGCAGCTCGCGCAGGCAGGCGAGCTGATCGCCGGTATCGAAGACCACCAGCCGCGCACCGCGCCGCTGCCGCTTCGTTTCGTCCTTGAGCAGGGCGAGGCCAAAAGCATGAAAGGTGCTCAGCGTCGCGGCCTGCGCCCGCTTCTTGCCGACCATCGTCACCAGCCGCTCGCGCATCTCGTCGGCGGCCTTGTTCGTGAAGGTCACGGCGAGGATTGCCTCGGGGGCGACGCCACCCGCCATCAGGTGCGCGATCCGATGCGTGATCACGCGCGTCTTGCCGCTGCCGGCGCCCGCGAGCACGAGCAAGGGGCCGTCGGCCGCGGCCACGGCTCGTCGTTGTTCGTCATTCAAGCCATCGAGCCAGCGCGACACGTTCAGCCCTCATCCGCGATCGGACTGCACCCGTACTCCGCCGGCGCGCGCGTAACAAGCTTGACATCGAGGGTCTGCCGGGCGGAGCTGCAGGACGCTCTTGTTCGCCGGTCTGGGAGGGTGCCGATGACCAGCCATCGCTCGACGCTCGCGCTGGCCGCCCTCGCCGCGGCGGCGCTGCTGCTGCTCACGGCACAGGCTGCGCGCGCCGAGCTGCGCGCGATCTGGGCCGTCGACGACGGCGTCAAGGTCGCCGCCGACGCGCCGGCGCAGCCGCTGGCGCGCGGCAATGGCGTCTTCAGCGCCCGGCCAGCGCGCGTGCGGCTCTTCGGCGCCCGCAACGAGACTGTCGCCTTCCAGCTGATCCTCGTCGGCGGAGCGACCGCCACGGCGCAGGTCAGCGTGCGACTCCCCGGCGTCGGCCCGATCGTCAATCGCGGCCTCAGCGCCGATCCCGACCGCTACTTCGTCGGGCGCCGGATCGAGCTCTTCAGGGAGCATTACCAGCAGCTGCGCCAGCGCTCCGCGTCGCTGAACTGGGAGCCGGGCAGCGCCGCCGAGCCGCGCGTCGCGCTCGGTTGGCTCCCAGATGCGCTGATCCCCTTGCGGGCGGAGGCCAGCTTCACCGTAGCGCCGCGACGAAACCAAGGCGTCTGGGTCGATCTCTTCATTCCGCCGGAGACGGCGCCGGGGCGTTATCAGGGCAGGCTCGAGGTCTCGGTCGCCGGTCGGCCCTGCACGCTCCCTGGCGGCAGCCTGCCGATCACCCTCGAGGTCCTGCCGCTGACGCTGCCGCAAGAGCCCTCGCTGCGCACGATGGTCTATTTCTCGGGCTCCGATGACGACCGCGATGTGCTCGTCGCGCGCTACCTGCCGCGGCCCTGGGAGGCAGCAGAGGCCGCCGTCGAGGCCCTGCGCGCGCGGCACTTCCGACTCGCCCGCCGGCACCGCTTGTCGCTCTTCATCGGCCGCGATCAAGCGCCCACCGAGGTGCTGCGGCGCCAGCTCAGCGGCGAGGCCTTCAGCCGCGCCGCGGGCTACGAAGGCCCCGGCGAGGGCGCCGGCCTCGAGCTCTACGTCATTCACTCCTACGGCGGCGCGCTGACCCCTGGCGAGGCACGTCGCTGGCACGACTGGTTCTCGGTCCACGGCGCCCGAGCGACCTACTTCCTCTACGCGCACGACGAACCGAGCCCCGGCGATTTCGCCGCCATCAACAGCATCGCCCGGCGCGCGCGGCCGGTGCCGAGCTTCGTCACCCACGCCTATACCCCGCAGCTCGCTACCGACCTCTTCGCCGCCCTGGCCTCGGACTACTCGCCCGCCAACGCCAGGCGCGCCCGCGCCGCCGGGCGAGAGCAGTGGATCTACAACGGCGTGCGGCCCTTCAGCGGCAGCTTCGTCGTCGACGATGTCGCCGTGTCACCGCGCGTCAATGCCTGGATCCAGTACAAGTACGGCATCGAGCGCTGGTTCTATTGGGAGTCGACCTACTACAGCGACGCCCAGGGCGGACGCGGGCCGATCGACGTCTTCAGCGAGCCGATCACCTTCAGCAACGGTGACGGCGACCGGCTCAATGGTGACGGGCTCCTCTTCTACCCCGGGCGCGACCTGCTCTTCCCCGCGCAGGATCAGGGCTTCGACCTTCCGCTGCCGAGCATTCGCCTGAAGAACTGGCGCCGCGGCCTGCAGGACGTCGAGTACCTCGTGCTGGCCCGTCGCGCCGGTCACGGCGCGGCCGTCGATCGCCTGCTACGCACGCTGATCCCGCGGGCGCTCGCCGACGAGACCGAGGCCTCCGCACCCGTCGCCTGGCCCGAGGAGGGCGAGCGCTGGTTGCTCGCGCGGCGCCTCGTCGCCGATTGGCTGACCAAGGGCGGCGCCAGCGCGGCGCTCCCAGCCACGCTGGGCGTCGGCACTGAGCCGCGCCTGCAGCGCTGGCGGCGCCGGCTGCAGAGCGCCCCGCGGCGCTTGGGTCGCAGGCGCCTCGCCGTCGGCGCCATCGTCGGCGGCGTCGGGCTGCTGCTGCTCCTCTGGGCCGCCCTGCGCCGGCGCCGGCGCCAGCGCTCTGCGGTTCAGCGCAGCTTGTCAGAGGCGACCCCGATGACGCAGAATGCCGACCTCGGCGCTCAGGCCGAAGACCGCCCAGGCACACCACCCTCTGGATAGGGCCCACAATGCGCCGCTTTCTTCGCGTCAAGCCGCTCGACCAACTGATCGCGGATACCGAGCAGCCGCACACGCAGCTCCACCGCTCGCTGGGTCCGATCCAGCTCACGGCCCTCGGGGTCGGCGCGATCGTCGGCGCCGGGATCTTTTCCAGCATCGGCACGGCCGCCGCCGGCGGCAGCCATCACGTCGGGGCCGGACCCGCGCTGGCGATCTCCTTCCTCCTCGTCGCCATCGCCTGCGGCTTCGCGGCCCTCTGTTACGCCGAGTTCGCCTCGCTCGCGCCCATCTCCGGCTCGGCCTACACCTACGCCTACGCCACCCTCGGCGAGCTCGTGGCGTGGATCATCGGCTGGGATCTGGTGCTCGAATACGCGGTAGGTAACGTCGCGGTCGCGATCTCCTGGTCGGCCTACTTCCAGGAGCTGCTGCGCGGGCTGGGCTTCCAATTCCCGCTCTGGCTCGGCACCGATCTGCGCTCGGCGACCCACGCCGCGGCGCTCGTGGCGCAGCAGACCGCCGCGCATGCTGAGCTCGCGGCGCTCGGTCATACGGTGCTGCGCGACGCCCAGGCGCTCGCGCTGGCGCCGCGCCTGCTCGGCCTGCCGCTGGTCTTCAACCTGCCGGCGATGGCGTCGGTGGCCGCGATCACCTGGGTGCTCGTGCGCGGCATGCGCGAGAGCGCCGGCCTCAACACCGTGATGGTCGTGCTCAAGCTCGCGATCCTCGGCTTCTTCCTGATCGTCGGCTCCTGCTACGTCACGCCCGCCAACTGGACGCCCTTCGCCCCCAATGGCTTCCGCGGGATCTCCAGCGCCGCGGCGA
This genomic stretch from Pseudomonadota bacterium harbors:
- a CDS encoding amino acid permease is translated as MRRFLRVKPLDQLIADTEQPHTQLHRSLGPIQLTALGVGAIVGAGIFSSIGTAAAGGSHHVGAGPALAISFLLVAIACGFAALCYAEFASLAPISGSAYTYAYATLGELVAWIIGWDLVLEYAVGNVAVAISWSAYFQELLRGLGFQFPLWLGTDLRSATHAAALVAQQTAAHAELAALGHTVLRDAQALALAPRLLGLPLVFNLPAMASVAAITWVLVRGMRESAGLNTVMVVLKLAILGFFLIVGSCYVTPANWTPFAPNGFRGISSAAAIIFFAYIGFDAVSTAAEEAKNPQRDLPIGIIASLVVCTLLYVATAIVLTGLAPWHTLGSAEPLAVAFAARGMHWAAGIISLGALFATTSVLVAFQIAQPRIFFAMARDGLLPQWAARVHPRYRTPHVTTILTGVLVGVFSGLTNINEMVELTNIGTLFAFVLVAIGIMVLRHVDPQRPRPFRAPLVPLVPIGCILCCGWLMFELPLVTWLRFGAWLAIGLAVYWLYGARHSRLNTRSDAARAGRG
- a CDS encoding UvrD-helicase domain-containing protein — encoded protein: MSRWLDGLNDEQRRAVAAADGPLLVLAGAGSGKTRVITHRIAHLMAGGVAPEAILAVTFTNKAADEMRERLVTMVGKKRAQAATLSTFHAFGLALLKDETKRQRRGARLVVFDTGDQLACLRELLRRVELGRAFDLGALLQRISAWKNAFLAPGGLPASEDPYDEAAAELYPRYLEQLEAYAAVDFDDLVCRPTQLLESSAACRERWAGRFRYVLVDEYQDTNAAQLRLLRALGGAHRNVCVVGDDDQSIYGWRGADVRNILRFGDDFPGAQVIALERNYRSCAPILALANQVIAANPERHPKRLRPTRHGGAKVRLVVGTDGESEARWVALALKHSVERHGRAWGDAAVLYRSNVLARALEEALREHGVPYRVFGGAAFFDRKEVKDVGAYLRLCCNPQDEIALRRAINTPARGIGPVTVAKLAAWAEAAPGRTLFAALTQAPEVLGSGDRALAPIAELVALLGEHAPGLRRGQALVENAQRLVEATGLRAEIERNSASGKIFERRWGHVLGFFDGLAAYCRRVDEPSVADYLNRLALISTSEPAAEGAADCVTLCTLHGAKGLEFPLVIMVGMEEGLLPHDRTINPQANDLESSGIDEERRLCYVGITRARDELVLTRAARRLIRGRLQDRQPSRFLEGLAAEDFELEDLSAPPPLEDVKSMMAALRAQLGGG
- a CDS encoding DUF4091 domain-containing protein, with the protein product MTSHRSTLALAALAAAALLLLTAQAARAELRAIWAVDDGVKVAADAPAQPLARGNGVFSARPARVRLFGARNETVAFQLILVGGATATAQVSVRLPGVGPIVNRGLSADPDRYFVGRRIELFREHYQQLRQRSASLNWEPGSAAEPRVALGWLPDALIPLRAEASFTVAPRRNQGVWVDLFIPPETAPGRYQGRLEVSVAGRPCTLPGGSLPITLEVLPLTLPQEPSLRTMVYFSGSDDDRDVLVARYLPRPWEAAEAAVEALRARHFRLARRHRLSLFIGRDQAPTEVLRRQLSGEAFSRAAGYEGPGEGAGLELYVIHSYGGALTPGEARRWHDWFSVHGARATYFLYAHDEPSPGDFAAINSIARRARPVPSFVTHAYTPQLATDLFAALASDYSPANARRARAAGREQWIYNGVRPFSGSFVVDDVAVSPRVNAWIQYKYGIERWFYWESTYYSDAQGGRGPIDVFSEPITFSNGDGDRLNGDGLLFYPGRDLLFPAQDQGFDLPLPSIRLKNWRRGLQDVEYLVLARRAGHGAAVDRLLRTLIPRALADETEASAPVAWPEEGERWLLARRLVADWLTKGGASAALPATLGVGTEPRLQRWRRRLQSAPRRLGRRRLAVGAIVGGVGLLLLLWAALRRRRRQRSAVQRSLSEATPMTQNADLGAQAEDRPGTPPSG
- a CDS encoding Ig-like domain-containing protein, coding for MSKPASSARFGRAGRRLGVALGALLIASAIGACSDDEGGGLEHVVVSGGNAVQVGSTLTLTARTVGAVDSAYTWTSADPKKATVSDEGVVTGVAGGETAITVAGKSSGLSADHVLVVTTRGEAAVIIAGNPFAKVGATTKLTASTVNATDATYTWTSENLAVATVAADGTVTGVRDGQTTIKARGATSAKEGLLVVTVATELAQLTAWLGSGHADTAAEAFGHWDGDNPAVVPTSCGKCHSTAGFRDFLGDDGSAAGKVDVAATAAAKGIQCQACHNPKADRLASVTFPSGIEISDLGPEARCMTCHQGRSSTFAVDERIADVAGLKATVDAMKAALVARLPDPNVRRRAELNGASASGANPAIKGLHQIIAESSLDLDAVPPAIDHDGDPATAAIKLGFLNIHYYAAGATLNAGRVLGGYQYQGKTYDWRFRHVPGYDTCVGCHNPHSLEVKTSACQSCHTGADSVEKLRGIRMVASKLTDYDNDGNKTEGIYFELQGLREKLLAALRAYAAKKSLPAPCYNAVAYPYFFKDADNNGSCGATETTGYADWTPRLLRAAYNYQVAAKDPGAFAHNAKYIIQLLHDAIVDLNTVIEDAAYALSDDQRNDKGHFNGAGEAARHWDAEASGTVASACSKCHGGSEGLTYYLANGVESPTGTEQDNGLDCATCHTSFGATAPVRLVDAISFPGATAPFSFGTTEAPDKMMNLCATCHSGRESKATIDADILARTSAGQAPRFRNVHYLPAAGVIAGSAGGLGYEYSGKTYRTTRNHTAIAGKTGCVGCHAPGATDHSFHVADNAGACKAAGCHESVTTAAELTTIRGSSRDGIDYDGDAATTRLADELQGLAAKLLAQIQVVAPTLCYDGHAYPYFGKCGGGSFTGWTDKLVRATHNYQLSQKDPGAWAHNFSYIAQLLYDSIEDLGGSLTGLTRP